The following proteins are encoded in a genomic region of Oreochromis aureus strain Israel breed Guangdong linkage group 8, ZZ_aureus, whole genome shotgun sequence:
- the fasn gene encoding fatty acid synthase isoform X1: protein MDEIVIAGISGRLPESSNLEEFWENLINGVDMVTEDNRRWTPGLYGLPKRNGKLKDISHFDAAFFGVHPKQANSMDPQLRLMLEIAYEAIVDGGLNPATLRGSKTGVYIGVSGSEAGEAFSRDPEELLGYSMTGCQRGMLANRLSYFFDFNGPSTAIDTACSSSLLALENAFHAIRQGHCDAALVGGVNLLLKPNTSVQFMKLGMLSPEGTCKSFDASGNGYCRSEAAVAVLLTKRPVAKRVYATVINAGNNTDGYKEQGVTFPSGEMQQRLVRSLYQGASVSPEQVEYIEAHGTGTKVGDPQEVNGIVSVFCESKREPLLIGSTKSNMGHPEPASGLAALAKVLLSLERGVWAPNLHFVDPNPDIPALTDGRVRVIDRPVPVRGGIVGINSFGFGGSNVHVILRPAEKTATSASPGKLPRMLQACGRTETAVSSVLQKGKEHAADDAFLSLLNEVSGAPAASMPYRGFALIGSQSDVVEVQQVPAAARPLWYVCSGMGTQWAGMGRSLMQLPDFRDSILRSDAALKETGLVVSRLLMEAQEDAFEDTVHAFVGLAAVQIAQIDLLTKLGLQPDGIVGHSVGELACGYADRSLSHSEALLAAYWRGRCIKEASLPPGGMAAVGLTWEECIAQCPQGVVPACHNAEDTVTISGPQEAVSAFVSELKQQGVFAKEVRSAGVAFHSYYMASIAPALLAALKKVIKEPKKRSPRWVSTSIPQSEWDSALALHSSAEYHVNNLVSPVLFQEGLSLVPENAVVLEIAPHALLQAILKRSLKPTCSVVPLMKRGHTNNLEFFLSNVGRIFMNGINVDANALCPAVTYPVPVGTPMISPLVQWDHAQTWDIPKAEHFLSGSGGSGSAAVYNIDVSPESADHYLIGHSIDGRVLYPATGYLVLAWRTLVRSLGVVMETTSVTFEDVTIHRATILSNVSAVQLEVRLMPATSRFEVSENGNLTVSGKVSILEESALDSFHSEISRQAADRSDVSMKLNAHEIYKELRLRGYDYGKTFQGILESNTAGDRGKLEWTGNWVTFLDTMLQMIVLGLPGGGLRLPTRIRSVCVHPAAHLEKVSEYAEGKQAVDVLVSHYLDSITAGGVQICGLHATVAPRRQQLQSPPTLEEFLFVPYVETDCLTANGKLAEQLRLCKALIHRLQQKLAPHGVKLSIPGLQGGSDAPLPSGEPSEPSLLRLLTLLCGLEFNGNLHSELEQVVQKERVCLLKDDLLQGLLVNDALRHCLDITVENSTPGRIKVLEALSDDGQLFSRVVSLLNIQPMLRVDYTATAASLDLLAPHQAPLEELGVAAAQWDPLTGPAAGDIAVWADLVLCNHAWGPVRTEPRLLVANLASGAKESGFVLLHTLLKGETVGETVAFLSSTAESSSQQGLLTQAEWEEVLSEASLNLVAVRKSFYGSALFLCRRQSVSKQPVFLPVDSKDYQWVETLKQEVMSESSDHPVWLTASQAECGIVGMVNCLRQEPGGNRIRCVFVSNLNESSAAPDLQQDHQSMQSVLQKDLVMNVFRDGCWGTFRHQLITHDLNEAPTEAAYVNVLTRGDLSSLRWIASPLRHFVSSSPAVQLCHVYYSSLNFRDIMLATGKLPPDAIPGDQALKQCMLGMEFSGRDPSGRRVMGLLPAKGLATVVDADRRFLWEVPHSWTLEQAASVPVVYATAYYSLVVRGRLRPGETVLIHSGSGGVGQAAIAIALSKKCRVFTTVGSMEKRTYLQKRFPQLSAEAFANSRDTSFERHILLHTQGKGVDVVLNSLAEEKLQASVRCLARHGRFLEIGKYDLSNNTPLGMALFLKNVAFHGILLDALFEEGNQEWEEVSQCLQEGIVGGVVQPLRTTVFDKDQVEQAFRYMAQGKHIGKVLVQVRCEEQGAAVQAASPLSLPAICRTFCHSSHSYIITGGLGGFGLELAQWLMERGARKLVLTSRSGVRNGYQAKRVHEWQNQGVEVFVSTSDVGTLKGTEQLIAEAHAMGPVGGVFHLAMVLKDGMLENLTPQLYLEVNKPKNDGTINLDRVTRKLCPELRHFVAFSSVSCGRGNAGQSNYGYANSAMERVCEKRHYDGLPGLAVQWGAIGDVGVVLETMGGNDVVIGGTLPQRMASCLEVLDFFLCQQHPVVSSFVLAERTVVKSEAGNRKDLVAAVAHILGVRDVSSLNADTSLADLGLDSLMGVEVRQTLERDYDIVMAMRDIRQLTINKLRELANSKPEGTSAKKDGVRSVLESDLTKLLVSPSSPTVMSLNKVKSQDGPLFLVHPIEGSIAAFKTLASKLSVPCYGLQCTEAAPLDSIQSLAAYYVSCVRQVQPDGPYRVAGYSFGACVAFEMCSQLQTQNQPVEYLFLFDGSHSYVAAYTQSYRAKLTPGNESEAETEALCAFIQQFTGIEYNKLLETLLPLSDLNARVSVAVDLITSAHKDINRDSLHFAASAFYYKLKAADAYVPSAKYHGSVKLLRAKTSSEYEQNLGADYKLSEVCDGEVSVHVIAGDHRTFLEGEGAESIKNIIHNSLAERAVKPREG, encoded by the exons ATGGATGAGATCGTCATAGCTGGAATATCGGGCCGCCTGCCTGAGTCCAGTAACCTGGAGGAATTCTGGGAAAACCTCATCAATGGTGTGGATATGGTAACAGAGGATAACCGGCGATGGACACCAG GTCTGTACGGTCTTCCAAAGAGGAACGGGAAACTCAAAGACATCAGCCACTTCGACGCAGCCTTCTTTGGAGTCCATCCCAAACAGGCCAACAGCATGGACCCCCAGCTGCGCCTCATGCTGGAGATCGCCTATGAGGCTATTGTAGATGGAG GACTGAATCCAGCCACGCTGCGTGGCAGCAAAACAGGCGTGTACATCGGTGTGAGTGGCTCCGAGGCGGGCGAAGCTTTCAGCAGAGATCCAGAGGAGCTCCTGGGCTACAGTATGACGGGCTGCCAGCGCGGCATGTTGGCCAATAGACTGTCCTACTTCTTCGACTTCAACG GCCCCAGCACTGCCATAGACACAGCGTGCTCCTCCAGCCTCCTGGCTCTAGAAAACGCCTTCCACGCCATCCGGCAGGGCCACTGTGATGCTGCTTTAGTTGGGGGAGTGAACCTGCTTCTCAAGCCAAACACTTCAGTGCAGTTCATGAAGCTGGGCATGCTCAGTCCAGAGGGGACCTGCAAGTCATTTGATGCTTCAG GAAATGGATACTGCCGCTCGGAGGCAGCAGTGGCAGTGCTGCTGACTAAACGACCGGTGGCTAAAAGAGTGTATGCCACAGTGATCAACGCAGGCAACAACACAGACGGATACAAAGAACAAG GGGTGACGTTTCCTTCTGGTGAGATGCAGCAGAGGCTGGTTCGTTCACTCTACCAGGGGGCCAGCGTATCTCCAGAGCAGGTGGAGTACATCGAAGCCCACGGCACCGGGACAAAG GTCGGTGACCCGCAGGAAGTGAATGGCATCGTCAGCGTTTTCTGCGAGTCAAAGCGAGAGCCTCTGCTGATTGGCTCCACCAAGTCCAACATGGGTCATCCAGAGCCGGCCTCTGGGCTGGCTGCCCTGGCAAAG GTGCTGCTTTCTCTGGAGCGAGGAGTCTGGGCCCCCAACCTGCACTTCGTCGATCCTAACCCTGACATCCCCGCCCTCACCGACGGTCGGGTTCGAGTCATCGATCGGCCCGTTCCCGTGCGAGGAGGCATCGTAGGGATCAACTCCTTTGGATTCGGAGGTTCCAACGTTCACGTCATCCTTCGTCCGGCAGAAAAAACGGCCACCTCAGCTTCACCCGGGAAGCTTCCCAGAATGCTTCAGGCCTGCGGGCGCACAGAGACGGCGGTGAGCTCCGTCCTGCAGAAGGGGAAGGAACACGCTGCGGACGACGCCTTCCTGTCTCTGCTGAATGAAGTGTCAGGAGCGCCCGCCGCCAGCATGCCCTACCGAGGCTTCGCTCTGATTGGCTCTCAGAGCGACGTCGTGGAAGTGCAGCAGGTGCCGGCCGCTGCCAGGCCTCTGTGGTACGTTTGTTCAG GTATGGGGACGCAGTGGGCAGGGATGGGCCGCAGTCTCATGCAGCTGCCAGACTTCAGAGACTCCATTCTGCGGTCCGATGCAGCGCTGAAGGAGACGGGCCTGGTGGTGTCTCGTCTGCTCATGGAGGCTCAGGAGGACGCGTTTGAAGACACAGTTCACGCATTCGTTGGCCTGGCTGCAGTACAG ATCGCTCAGATCGATCTGCTCACCAAGCTGGGTCTGCAGCCCGACGGCATCGTGGGGCACTCGGTGGGAGAGCTGGCCTGTGGCTATGCTGACCGGTCCCTGAGTCACAGCGAGGCCCTCCTGGCTGCGTACTGGAGAGGCCGCTGCATCAAGGAGGCCAGCCTTCCTCCAGGAGGCATGGCTGCAGTGG gGCTGACCTGGGAGGAGTGCATCGCTCAGTGTCCTCAGGGAGTGGTTCCAGCCTGCCACAACGCTGAGGACACGGTCACCATCTCCGGCCCTCAG GAAGCAGTCAGTGCCTTTGTGTCCGAGCTCAAACAACAAGGAGTGTTTGCAAAGGAAGTGCGCAGTGCCGGGGTGGCGTTTCACTCCTACTACATGGCCTCCATCGCTCCAGCCCTGCTCGCAGCTCTGAAGAAG GTGATCAAAGAGCCAAAGAAGCGTTCGCCACGCTGGGTGAGCACCAGCATCCCTCAGTCTGAGTGGGACTCTGCTTTGGCTCTGCACAGCTCGGCTGAATATCACGTCAACAACCTCGTGAGCCCCGTGCTGTTCCAGGAGGGCCTGAGCCTGGTGCCTGAAAACGCCGTGGTGCTGGAAATAGCTCCGCATGCTCTGCTGCAG GCCATCCTGAAGCGCAGCCTGAAGCCGACGTGTTCAGTCGTCCCCCTGATGAAGAGAGGCCACACCAACAACCTCGAGTTTTTCCTCTCAAACGTCGGAAGAATTTTCATGAACGG CATCAACGTGGACGCCAACGCCCTGTGCCCCGCTGTGACCTACCCTGTGCCGGTTGGCACTCCAATGATCTCGCCCTTGGTGCAGTGGGACCACGCCCAGACGTGGGATATCCCTAAAGCGGAACACTTCCTGTCGGGCTCAGGAGGCTCTGGTTCTGCGGCGGTGTATAACATTG ACGTAAGCCCAGAGTCTGCAGACCACTATCTCATTGGACACAGCATCGATGGGCGTGTCCTCTACCCAGCGACTGGTTACCTGGTGCTGGCCTGGCGCACCTTGGTGAGGAGTCTAGGGGTTGTCATGGAAACGACGTCCGTAACCTTTGAGGATGTGACTATCCACAGGGCCACCATCCTGTCAAACGTCA GTGCGGTCCAGTTGGAGGTGCGTCTCATGCCCGCCACCAGCAGGTTTGAGGTTTCGGAGAACGGAAACCTGACTGTCAGCG GTAAGGTGAGCATTCTGGAGGAGTCGGCACTCGATTCATTCCACAGTGAGATCAGTCGGCAGGCTGCCGACAGGAGCGACGTCTCGATGAAGCTTAACGCACACGAGATCTACAAGGAGCTCAGACTGCGAGGTTACGACTATGGAAAAACCTTTCAGGGCATCTTGGAGTCAAACACGGCAG GAGACCGTGGGAAGCTGGAATGGACAGGAAACTGGGTGACGTTTCTGGACACCATGTTGCAGATGATCGTCTTGGGGCTGCCGGGTGGAGGTTTGCGTTTGCCGACCAGAATCCGCTCCGTGTGCGTCCATCCGGCTGCACACCTGGAAAAAGTCAGCGAGTACGCTGAAGGAAAGCAAG CGGTTGATGTCCTCGTAAGCCATTACCTTGACAGCATCACTGCTGGTGGAGTCCAGATCTGTGGTCTGCACGCCACAGTAGCCCCTCGCCGGCAGCAGCTGCAGAGCCCGCCCACACTGGAGGAATTCCTGTTTGTTCCTTATGTGGAGACGGACTGCCTTACAGCCAATGGGAAGCTTGCAGAGCAGCTGAGGCTTTGCAAAG CTTTGATCCACAGACTGCAGCAGAAGCTGGCCCCTCATGGTGTCAAGCTCTCCATCCCGGGGTTACAGGGAGGGTCTGATGCACCTCTTCCCAGCGGTGAGCCTTCTGAGCCCAGTCTGCTGCGGCTGCTAACCCTGCTCTGTGGCCTCGAGTTCAATGGGAACCTCCACTCTGAGCTGGAGCAGGTGGTGCAGAAGGAGCGGGTGTGCCTGCTTAAAGACGACCTGCTCCAGGGTCTGCTGGTCAACGACGCCCTGAGACATTGCCTTGACATCACGGTGGAAAACAGCACACCTGGCAGGATCAAAGTGTTGGAG GCTCTCTCAGACGACGGCCAGCTCTTCTCTCGTGTTGTGTCCCTGCTCAACATCCAGCCCATGCTTCGTGTGGACTACACTGCGACTGCGGCCAGTCTGGACCTTCTGGCCCCCCACCAGGCTCCCCTGGAGGAGCTCGGTGTCGCTGCAGCTCAGTGGGATCCTCTGACCGGCCCAGCTGCTGGAGACATTGCTGTGTGGGCAGACCTGGTGCTGTGTAACCATGCATGGGGTCCAGTGAGGACAGAGCCCAGGCTGCTGGTAGCAAATCTGGCATCTGGAGCCAAAGAAAGTGGGTTTGTTCTCCTCCACACGCTGCTGAAGGGGGAGACTGTGGGGGAGACTGTGGCTTTCCTGTCCAGCACTGCTGAGAGCAGCAGCCAGCAGGGACTCCTCACACAG GCTGAGTGGGAGGAAGTGCTCTCAGAGGCTTCTCTTAACCTGGTGGCTGTCAGGAAGTCTTTCTATGGCTCCGCCCTCTTTCTGTGTCGCCGTCAGTCTGTGAGCAAACAGCCGGTTTTCCTGCCTGTGGACAGCAAAGACTATCAGTGGGTGGAAACGCTCAAG caggaagtgatgtcagagtCCTCAGACCATCCAGTGTGGCTGACTGCTTCTCAGGCAGAGTGTGGGATTGTGGGAATGGTCAACTGTTTACGGCAAGAGCCTGGTGGCAACCGAATACG ctgtgtgtttgtgtccaatcTAAACGAGTCTTCAGCAGCACCAGACCTCCAGCAGGACCACCAGTCCATGCAGTCAGTACTGCAGAAGGATCTGGTCATGAACGTGTTCAGGGACGGATGCTGGGGCACCTTCAGACACCAGCTCATCACTCATG ATCTAAATGAAGCGCCGACTGAGGCCGCTTACGTCAACGTGCTGACACGAGGTGACCTGTCGTCTCTGCGCTGGATCGCGTCCCCACTTCGCCACTTTGTGAGCAGCAGCCCTGCTGTGCAGCTGTGCCACGTCTACTACAGCTCGCTCAACTTCAGAGATATCATGCTGGCTACTGGCAAGCTGCCGCCTGATGCCATCCCAG GGGACCAGGCTTTAAAGCAGTGCATGCTGGGTATGGAGTTTTCTGGTCGCGACCCCAGCGGGCGTCGTGTGATGGGGCTGTTGCCTGCTAAAGGCCTGGCGACGGTCGTGGATGCTGACAGAAGGTTCCTTTGGGAGGTTCCCCACAGCTG gacaCTGGAGCAAGCAGCTTCTGTGCCAGTGGTTTATGCCACAGCGTATTACTCCCTGGTAGTGCGTGGCAGATTACGCCCTGGAGAGACCGTGCTCATCCACTCTGGGTCAGGAGGCGTGGGCCAGGCTGCCATCGCCATAGCGCTCAGTAAGAAGTGCAGAGTGTTCACTACAGTCG GCTCAATGGAGAAGCGGACGTACCTGCAGAAGAGATTCCCTCAGCTATCAGCAGAGGCTTTCGCCAACTCCAGAGATACTTCCTTCGAGCGGCACATTCTGCTCCACACACAAGGCAAAG gggtGGATGTGGTGCTGAATTCTCTGGCTGAGGAGAAGCTGCAGGCCAGTGTTCGCTGCCTCGCTCGACACGGACGATTCCTGGAGATCGGCAAATATGACCTTTCCAACAACACTCCTCTGG GCATGGCGTTATTCCTTAAGAATGTGGCTTTCCATGGTATCCTGCTGGATGCTCTCTTTGAAGAGGGCAACCAAGAGTGGGAGGAGGTGTCCCAGTGTCTGCAGGAGGGCATTGTGGGAGGAGTAGTTCAGCCTCTGAGAACCACAGTGTTCGATAAGGACCAAGTGGAGCAAGCATTCAGATACATGGCTCAGGGCAAGCACATCGGCAAGGTCCTGGTTCAG GTCCGTTGTGAGGAACAGGGAGCAGCTGTACAGGCTGCTTCCCCTCTGTCGCTGCCAGCTATCTGTCGCACCTTCTGCCACTCGTCCCACTCCTACATTATAACTGGGGGGCTCGGGGGGTTTGGTTTGGAGCTTGCTCAGTGGCTGATGGAGAGGGGAGCCCGCAAACTGGTGCTGACTTCTAGATCAGGCGTGAGAAACG GTTACCAGGCGAAGCGGGTGCATGAATGGCAGAATCAGGGTGTGGAGGTGTTTGTGTCCACCAGTGATGTCGGCACACTGAAAGGAACAGAGCAACTGATTGCTGAGGCCCATGCCATGGGTCCAGTGGGTGGTGTCTTTCACCTAGCCATG GTGTTGAAAGACGGTATGTTGGAGAATTTAACTCCTCAGCTTTATCTCGAAGTtaacaaacctaaaaatgaCGGCACCATCAACCTGGACAG AGTAACAAGGAAACTGTGTCCAGAGCTCAGACACTTTGTGGCCTTCTCTTCAGTCAGCTGTGGCCGTGGCAACGCTGGCCAAAGTAATTATGGCTATGCCAACTCTGCAATGGAGCGCGTGTGTGAGAAGCGCCACTATGATGGCCTGCCTGGACTTGCAGTCCAGTGGGGTGCCATTGGTGATGTTGGGGTGGTTCTAGAGACCATGGGTGGGAATGATGTTGTGATCGGTGGCACCCTCCCGCAGCGCATGGCATCCTGTCTGGAAGTGCTGGACTTCTTCCTGTGCCAGCAGCACCCAGTGGTGTCCAGCTTTGTGCTGGCAGAGAGGACGGTGGTAAAGAGTGAAGCAGGAAACCGGAAAGACTTGGTGGCCGCTGTAGCTCACATTCTAG GTGTGCGGGATGTCAGCAGTCTGAATGCTGACACATCATTGGCTGATTTGGGTCTGGACTCTTTGATGGGTGTTGAGGTTCGCCAGACTCTGGAACGCGACTATGACATCGTCATGGCCATGAGGGATATCCGCCAGCTCACCATTAACAAGTTGCGAGAGCTGGCCAATAGCAAGCCAGAAGGAACAAGCG CTAAGaaggatggtgttcgctctgtgttggaGTCTGATCTGACCAAGCTGTTGGTCAGCCCCAGCAGCCCTACTGTGATGTCACTCAACAAGGTGAAGAGCCAGGACGGGCCCCTGTTCCTGGTACATCCCATTGAGGGCTCCATCGCAGCCTTTAAGACGCTTGCTTCTAAGCTCAGCGTGCCTTGCTACGGCTTGCAGTGCACCGAAG CTGCTCCTCTGGATAGCATTCAGTCCCTGGCAGCCTACTACGTGAGCTGTGTCAGGCAGGTGCAGCCGGACGGGCCGTACAGAGTCGCTGGCTATTCTTTTGGTGCCTGTGTAGCATTTGAAATGTGCTCTCAGCTGCAGACCCAGAATCAGCCTGTGGAGTACCTGTTTCTCTTTGATGGCTCACATTCATATGTGGCGGCGTACACACAG AGCTACAGAGCCAAGCTAACCCCCGGCAACGAGTCTGAGGCTGAAACTGAAGCCTTGTGTGCCTTCATCCAGCAGTTCACTGGCATTGAATACAACAAG CTTTTGGAGACTCTTCTCCCGCTGTCAGACCTGAATGCACGTGTCAGTGTGGCCGTGGACCTAATCACCTCCGCTCACAAGGACATCAACCGAGACTCACTGCACTTTGCAGCCTCTGCCTTCTACTACAAGCTAAAGGCTGCTGATGCATATGTACCTTCTGCAAAATACCACGGCAGTGTGAAGCTGCTGCGCGCCAAAACCAGCAGCGAATATGAGCAAAACCTGGGAGCTGACTATAAGCTCAGCGAG GTCTGTGATGGCGAGGTGTCAGTCCACGTCATCGCGGGAGATCACCGCACTTTCCTAGAAGGCGAGGGGGCGGAGTCTATCAAGAACATCATTCATAACTCACTGGCTGAGCGAGCTGTCAAACCAAGGGAGGGTTAA